TTTGTTTGCTATATGGTGTGATGATGGTTATTTGCTTGTTATCTGGACAGCACGGAGCAGATGTAAATGCTATAGACCATACAGGGCAAACAGCGCTTCACTGGAGTGCAGTGCGTGGTCATATTCAAGTTGCAGAACTACTTCTAAAAGAAGGAGCTAAGGTTGATGCTGCTGATTTATATGGATATCAGGTTTGTGTACTAACTTATCTGTTGTACCCATGGCACTTGTCAACTCTAATGGTCCTTGCTATCTAATATGTTTTGGTTAGTTGACCTGAGGTcgattttgtgtgtgtgtgcgcgcccgTGTACGTTTGTTTGAGGAGATTACTACCTCTTGCACAAAATAAGTGAACTTTTTATTTCGCGGTACACAGATACAGGTTAAGAAATGATGTAGCACTGCCATCGTCTCTCTGTTAGTTGCCCTAATAACCTCTGTCTCTTACCGTAGTACGGTTTTGGCATGATAGATTTACAAGTATGAGCCATTTTTGTTCCTGATAATAGTTATTATGGCTTTATCTTCTTTGTACCAACCCAATTTTGCTCTTCTAGCATGCAAATTTGACAACTGTGTTACATAGCATTGCCACTAAGCACATTTTGGATGGAGATGACTGGTTTGGTTTACGTTAACTTTGAATTTTCGTCCAAATGCCAACCTGCAATATTTGTACTAACATTATTTATGTAATACGTACATTAGTTATATTTGTAGCACATACAAGTTTCAACAGAAGAATAAGTCAACGAGCCAGTGTTAGCTTTGTTTATGGAGTACTTTTTATATGGTTCCTTAATCAATCTACTGTAATGTCACAGACCACACATGTTGCAGCACAGTATGGTCAGACAGCATTTCTTTATCACATTATTTCAAAATGGAATGCTGATCCTGATGTCCCTGACAATGATGGCAGAAGTCCTCTTCACTGGTCtgtactttctcctttttttttacaTGTGTGCCCTTCTAAATATGCTTTGAAACATGACTACATGGTAGCTCTATTGACGTGTCAATATTCTTAACATTTGTAGGGCTGCTTATAAGGGATTTGCAGACTCCATACGCCTCCTTTTGTTTTTGGGCGCTTATAGGGGGCGGCAAGATAAAGAAGGCATGTATTCACTTTTTTACAAGCCTTCCTACCACCTTAAGATGAATCACGAAAGCATGAATTCTCCTCACTATTGGTTTCTTTGGGAGCTTGGTATTCATTCCGTACATAAATACTTTCCATAGGTTGTACTCCTTTACATTGGGCTGCCATTCGGGGGAATATGGAGTCATGCACTGTGTTAGTTCAGGTTGGTAAGAAGGAGGACCTTATGGTGCAAGACAATACTGGGTTAACTCCGGCCCAACTTGCTGCTGATAAGAGTCACCGGCAAGTTGCATTTTACCTTGTGAGTATTATGAATTTTAAATGCGTTTTTTGTTAACATACTTGAGTAACTTTCTAGCATCTCAAGAGTCGTTCTATCTCTATGGGTAATCAAATAGATTTGTTGATTAAACTGCATGAAACACATAACTGATGGCTGCACTTTGTGTAGTtgcatgttgcatgtgtttgtccTTGAGAATTATTGTACAGTCATCATagtttttaaggcggtaaggcgacCTAAGGCGCTGGGGGGGCGCCTTATCGCCTAGGCGACGCCTAAGCGCCTAAGGCGGACGCCTAAGCGCCTAAGGCGGGCATATTTGTAAGGCGCTGGGGGGGGCGCCTTATCGCCTAAGCGTCGCCTAAGCGTCCAAGGCGGGACGCCTTAAAAACAATGACAGTCATGATTGCAAGTAGTTTCCAGTATTAGTGGAGTAAGTGCGTTCCATGGCTCCTGCTATTTTCCAATAGATTTTCTATATGTTCTGCTACCCAACATTAGTTTTTTACCCCAAAAAGTGAATATCTGTGTTTATAGAGCACTAGTGATACTGAAAAGGAAGGACCAAAGCGGAAAATTGTGACCACTGCTCAAATTGCTTATCTATAACTTCCGTGGATTGTGGAGAATATACTTTGGCCTATTGCCAGTCTAGATTACAGACTTACAGTGGTCATTAGTACCCTCAATGCAAGATTTCTTCTGGTACAGCAGGCAAATGCTGAAGATCGACTTGATGGTTTGTTTGGTTTTATGCAGGGGAATGCTAGAAAAGTGCATGAAAGAGGATGTGGTGGGAACAATTATTTTGGGAAACTATCAAAATTAGGACTCGCCCCTGTGCTTTGGTGTATTATTATTGGCTTAATTGTTGCATATATACATTCAGTTATCGCAGGTATATTACTATTTTGACTCTCTTGAGACTCCTTAATTATCCAGTACTACATGACAATGATTATTTCCTTCTATGCAGGACAATACAACTCGAATATGACACTACTATTTGGTTTCTTTTCATGGTTGGGAGTTTTCCTTGCAATTGCTGGACTAGTTATGTTTTATAGATGTAGCAGGTAAACATTTGGTCAGGGTTTCTTATGTATTATTCTTACAAATATTACATAGTAACCTTTTGTCGGGACATGAGGTTTGGGAGAATAAGCATTCGTATCTTCTGTTTTGGTACCGTATGCAATTTTGATCTTTTTTTAGTGGAAACGTAATTTTGATCATTTGAAATTTGTTTGGAATGTGTATGATCATACTTGTTATGCAGGAAAGATCCTGGTTACATCAACAAGAATATAAGAGACTCGCAAACTCAAAGAGATGATGTAAGCATGAAAGATTTGGGTAGCCACTGTGGCATCCTATCGATATGTTGATTTCCTATTTATTAGATCGTCACCTTGAAAACTTGAAATATTATGCCATAGTACAAAGTGTGCAATGTTAATCTCGTGTGTTTGATCCCTCCAGGAACCTTTGTTGAAGAGGGGTCTAGATAACCCGGAACTTCTGGCTGGCAATTGGTCTCAACTATGTATTACTTGCAAAGTAAGTTATTTATCTTTTCATTGTGTAATCACCAATCAGCAATCGAGTCATTTTTCCTTTTTATCTTCAGCCTcaaataattattatttttgttATTTCAATAGATTGTGAGGCCCATACGCTCAAAACACTGCTCTACATGTGATCGCTGTGTTGAGCAATTTGATCATCACTGCCCTTGGGTTTCAAATTGCATCGGAAAGGTACTGATTCAGTCTTTTTGTATGTGGAACTTCATTATTTTTGTAATCaaatactacctccattctggCTGAATTCCTA
Above is a window of Triticum aestivum cultivar Chinese Spring chromosome 6B, IWGSC CS RefSeq v2.1, whole genome shotgun sequence DNA encoding:
- the LOC543393 gene encoding protein S-acyltransferase 24 isoform X1 — its product is MASEIEVLEDTTAAAAAVASTAGAGGAAAAGEAEAAEESLKDDVYTGAAYGDLEKLHRLVELEGRSVTEPDGLGYHALQWAALNNRVAAAQYILEHGADVNAIDHTGQTALHWSAVRGHIQVAELLLKEGAKVDAADLYGYQTTHVAAQYGQTAFLYHIISKWNADPDVPDNDGRSPLHWAAYKGFADSIRLLLFLGAYRGRQDKEGCTPLHWAAIRGNMESCTVLVQVGKKEDLMVQDNTGLTPAQLAADKSHRQVAFYLGNARKVHERGCGGNNYFGKLSKLGLAPVLWCIIIGLIVAYIHSVIAGQYNSNMTLLFGFFSWLGVFLAIAGLVMFYRCSRKDPGYINKNIRDSQTQRDDEPLLKRGLDNPELLAGNWSQLCITCKIVRPIRSKHCSTCDRCVEQFDHHCPWVSNCIGKKNKWEFFMFLILEVSAMIITAATAVIRVAGDPGSPASFGGWLNYSATNHPWVVSFVIMDLFLFFGVITLTVVQASQISGNITTNEMANAMRYSYLRGPGGRFRNPFDHGVRKNCSDFFLKGYNEDIEKVEQTSHPDEEMAIIHMTRSAVSQNGESVPLHANGADHVCADSQTSSKSHRQVSSSKCCDHSKKTDKTPLGLGLGLGRNNPSSRYARNLLPL
- the LOC543393 gene encoding protein S-acyltransferase 24 isoform X2, whose amino-acid sequence is MASEIEVLEDTTAAAAAVASTAGAGGAAAAGEAEAAEESLKDDVYTGAAYGDLEKLHRLVELEGRSVTEPDGLGYHALQWAALNNRVAAAQYILEHGADVNAIDHTGQTALHWSAVRGHIQVAELLLKEGAKVDAADLYGYQTTHVAAQYGQTAFLYHIISKWNADPDVPDNDGRSPLHWAAYKGFADSIRLLLFLGAYRGRQDKEGCTPLHWAAIRGNMESCTVLVQVGKKEDLMVQDNTGLTPAQLAADKSHRQVAFYLGNARKVHERGCGGNNYFGKLSKLGLAPVLWCIIIGLIVAYIHSVIAGQYNSNMTLLFGFFSWLGVFLAIAGLVMFYRCSRKDPGYINKNIRDSQTQRDDEPLLKRGLDNPELLAGNWSQLCITCKIVRPIRSKHCSTCDRCVEQFDHHCPWVSNCIGKPSIDN